Proteins from one Acropora muricata isolate sample 2 chromosome 9, ASM3666990v1, whole genome shotgun sequence genomic window:
- the LOC136929751 gene encoding contactin-associated protein-like 2, which translates to MSRAPLAIWLFLGHLTVAVDAWMQSSLFRHQFGILSFGSFTQDANHQLVATKLKSFVLNGPIDCTFKCIEEVQCLSFNLAAHPDSDGLYQCDLLATDKFRATSEAFQGSVTFHHYSPWSPCQHQCQNNSICLPDYKLDTFRCVCEPGFAASHCERKGKSCSEIKYYSPQATSGAYVIDPDDEGSHKPFTVFCDMTDKNGVGVTVISHDSEAKMHVRGYEPRGSYIRTVHYIATGLTNVSQLANLTDVSTHCEQFIKYECLASFIFRDDTAWWVSRTGAKMTYWGGATPADHNKCACGVSSPNSCADPAFGCNCDKKYVTWREDSGLLTEKSHLPVIQMKFGDTGDGFEQGYHTLGKLKCYGME; encoded by the exons ATGTCGCgcgctcctttggcaatttggcTGTTTTTAGGGCATCTAACAGTTGCTGTTGATGCTTGGATGCAAAGCTCACTTTTTCGTCACCAATTCGGAATTTTGTCATTTGGAAGTTTCACTCAAGATGCCAACCATCAATTGGTGGCTACTAAACTAAAGTCATTTGTACTTAACGGCCCGATAGATTGTACATTCAAGTGCATTGAAGAAGTACAGTGTCTTTCGTTCAACTTGGCGGCTCATCCTGACTCAGACGGTCTCTATCAGTGTGACTTGTTAGCTACTGACAAATTCAGGGCAACATCAGAGGCCTTCCAAGGGAGCGTTACCTTCCACCATTACAGTCCATGG TCTCCATGCCAACACCAGTGTCAAAACAATAGCATCTGTCTCCCAGACTATAAGCTCGATACCTTTCGCTGTGTTTGTGAGCCTGGATTTGCTGCCTCTCACTGTGAACGCAAAG GAAAATCCTGCAGTGAGATCAAATATTACAGTCCACAAGCTACAAGTGGCGCTTATGTCATCGATCCCGATGACGAGGGAAGCCACAAACCGTTCACTGTATTTTGTGACATGACTGACAAGAATGGAGTTGGCGTGACAGTCATCAGTCACGACAGTGAAGCGAAAATGCACGTGAGAGGGTACGAGCCAAGAGGAAGTTATATTCGCACCGTCCATTACATAGCAACAGGCCTAACTAATGTTTCACAATTGGCTAATCTCACGGACGTGTCCACTCATTGCGAGCAGTTTATCAAGTACGAGTGCCTTGCTTCCTTTATTTTTCGCGACGACACTGCGTGGTGGGTGTCAAGAACTGGAGCCAAAATGACCTACTGGGGAGGGGCCACACCAGCTGATCacaacaaatgcgcatgcggCGTTTCATCACCCAACTCCTGCGCAGACCCGGCTTTTGGATGTAACTGCGATAAAAAGTATGTCACGTGGCGTGAAGACAGCGGTCTTCTGACCGAAAAGTCCCACCTTCCCGTGATACAGATGAAATTTGGAGATACCGGCGATGGTTTCGAACAAGGTTACCACACGCTTGGAAAGTTGAAGTGTTACGGCATGGAATGA
- the LOC136927689 gene encoding contactin-associated protein-like 2, which yields MMFRVVVQGQVCECIANDWFLKTGEEIIIFRNSMQEFIHLIARVSIFLPIEASERLEEEIPWQRGCNGTYTHKHSWDAPTIELQDVLIELFNIHSLCRQTPCQNSGTCIPSYELNSYRCICAPGFAAFHCERKGKSCSEIKHYSPQATSGSYVIDPDEEGSQGPFTVFCDMTDKNGVGVTIISHDSEARTRVKGYEARGSYVRNVHYTATGLTDVSLLAFLADVSTHCEQFIKYECRKTALFRYNTGWWVSRTGAKMTYWGGATPADHNKCACGVTSPNSCASTAYGCNCDKNDGTFREDSGLLKRKSRLPVIQLRFGDTGDSGEEGFHTLGKLKCYGMQ from the exons ATGATGTTTCGTGTTGTCGTTCAAGGTCAAGTGTGTGAGTGCATCGCTAATGATTGGTTCTTGAAAACAGgtgaagaaataattatatttcgGAATTCCATGCAGGAGTTCATTCATCTCATCGCCAGGGTCTCTATCTTCCTTCCAATTGAAGCGAGCGAGAGACTGGAAGAAGAAATACCTTGGCAACGAGGATGCAATGGAACCTACACCCATAAACACAGCTGGGATGCTCCAACCATTGAGCTACAAGATGTTCTGATAGAGCTATTCAACATTCAC TCTCTATGCCGACAAACTCCTTGCCAAAATAGCGGTACCTGTATTCCAAGCTATGAACTGAACTCTTATCGCTGTATTTGTGCGCCTGGATTTGCTGCCTTTCATTGTGAACGTAAAG GAAAATCCTGCAGTGAAATCAAACATTACAGTCCACAGGCTACAAGTGGCTCTTATGTCATCGATCCCGATGAAGAGGGAAGCCAGGGACCGTTCACTGTATTTTGTGACATGACTGACAAGAATGGAGTTGGCGTGACAATCATCAGTCACGACAGCGAGGCGAGAACGCGCGTGAAAGGCTATGAGGCAAGAGGGAGTTATGTTCGCAACGTCCATTACACAGCAACAGGCCTAACTGATGTTTCACTACTGGCTTTCCTCGCGGATGTGTCCACTCATTGCGAGCAGTTTATCAAGTACGAGTGTCGTAAAACCGCCCTTTTTCGCTACAACACTGGCTGGTGGGTGTCAAGAACTGGAGCCAAAATGACCTATTGGGGAGGAGCCACACCAGCTGACCacaacaaatgcgcatgcggCGTTACGTCACCCAACTCCTGCGCAAGCACGGCTTATGGGTGCAATTGCGATAAAAACGACGGCACGTTTCGTGAGGACAGCGGTCTCCTCAAAAGAAAGTCCCGGCTTCCCGTGATACAGTTGAGATTCGGAGACACCGGCGATAGTGGTGAAGAAGGTTTCCACACGCTTGGAAAGCTGAAGTGTTACGGCATGCAATAA